The following proteins are encoded in a genomic region of Rhodopirellula islandica:
- a CDS encoding MYG1 family protein, with protein sequence MDLKIVSPSDSPDFMTIQLIVTHAGGAHKDDFLACSLLAHLHGVPIQRRDPTEEDLANPAVCVVDVGGVHDPQQKNFDHHQFPRDAPPLCALSLVLQDIGLYEDALSFCAWLRPAEWLDTLGPNETAKLMEIPRAALGSLNSPLDMTLLNRFASHTELDSESPVYQVMCMVGEDIVNYLRTLRERLDYLKEHVQYWTIETDEEPIQALFLEQRDAISEDPSFGIYAFIESEGKENEIQATVSPDRRGDGYGLSRYNDSQRLDFSQIESHEDVRFAHKRGFVAKVSTKDPAQLKELLKLAVVRVVS encoded by the coding sequence ATGGATCTGAAAATCGTTTCCCCATCTGATTCGCCTGACTTCATGACCATTCAGCTGATAGTGACTCACGCGGGCGGAGCCCACAAAGACGATTTCCTTGCCTGCAGCCTGCTGGCGCATTTGCATGGGGTTCCGATTCAGCGACGCGATCCAACCGAGGAAGACTTGGCCAATCCAGCGGTCTGTGTCGTTGATGTCGGTGGGGTGCATGATCCGCAACAGAAGAACTTTGACCATCACCAGTTCCCCCGCGATGCCCCGCCACTTTGTGCCCTGTCGCTGGTGCTCCAGGACATCGGGCTCTACGAAGACGCCCTGTCCTTTTGTGCTTGGCTTCGTCCAGCGGAATGGCTGGACACGTTGGGGCCCAACGAAACAGCCAAGTTGATGGAGATTCCGCGTGCGGCGTTGGGATCGCTCAATTCGCCGCTCGACATGACGCTGCTGAATCGATTTGCGAGCCACACGGAACTTGATTCAGAAAGTCCTGTCTACCAAGTCATGTGCATGGTGGGGGAGGACATTGTCAACTACTTGCGGACATTGCGTGAACGGCTGGACTACTTGAAGGAGCACGTTCAGTACTGGACGATTGAAACCGATGAGGAGCCGATCCAAGCCTTGTTCTTGGAACAAAGGGACGCGATTTCAGAGGACCCTTCGTTTGGAATATACGCGTTCATCGAGAGCGAAGGAAAGGAAAATGAGATCCAGGCAACGGTCTCCCCGGATCGGCGAGGCGATGGGTACGGACTGTCGCGTTACAACGACAGTCAACGCTTGGATTTTTCGCAAATTGAATCGCACGAAGACGTTCGCTTTGCGCACAAGCGAGGCTTTGTCGCCAAGGTCTCCACGAAGGACCCGGCGCAGCTCAAGGAACTGTTGAAACTCGCCGTGGTCAGAGTGGTCAGCTGA
- a CDS encoding DUF1579 domain-containing protein: protein MQKSLPLLTLAFAWWFIGDAAAQEQPAMPKPTQEHQWLQQFSGVWTTKSESSMGPDQPPVQSEGKMTSRMLGGFWLTNTMEGDYAGTPMHGIQTIGFDETKQKYVGTWIDSVTSMMWHYEGQVDSTGKILTLEAEGPNFMSDGTATKFEDIYEFKSEKELSIQSRMLAEDGTWVTFVSGTATRSESE, encoded by the coding sequence ATGCAAAAATCACTTCCGCTGCTGACGCTGGCATTCGCTTGGTGGTTCATTGGAGACGCGGCTGCGCAAGAGCAACCGGCGATGCCCAAACCGACGCAAGAGCACCAATGGCTGCAGCAATTTTCAGGCGTCTGGACGACCAAGTCGGAATCAAGCATGGGACCCGACCAACCGCCAGTTCAATCCGAAGGCAAAATGACATCCCGCATGCTCGGCGGTTTTTGGCTGACCAACACCATGGAAGGCGACTACGCGGGAACGCCAATGCATGGCATCCAAACAATCGGCTTCGATGAAACCAAACAGAAGTACGTGGGCACTTGGATCGACTCGGTCACCTCCATGATGTGGCACTATGAAGGTCAAGTCGACTCCACGGGCAAGATCTTGACGTTGGAAGCGGAGGGGCCCAATTTCATGTCGGATGGAACGGCAACCAAGTTTGAAGACATCTATGAGTTCAAATCCGAAAAGGAACTCTCTATCCAATCTCGAATGCTCGCCGAAGACGGAACGTGGGTCACGTTTGTGAGTGGCACCGCAACGCGAAGTGAATCCGAGTGA